One genomic segment of Hypomesus transpacificus isolate Combined female chromosome 5, fHypTra1, whole genome shotgun sequence includes these proteins:
- the LOC124468258 gene encoding odorant receptor 131-2-like, protein MSNVTQPKDNFTLAYRTSILFGTLSVTPLLIFLYINGVILFILRNKPVFRETPRYVLLYNLLFADTFQLVVGQFLYILATVRVYMIRYLCVITVILAMLTTEISPYNLAMMSLERYVAVCFPLRHSAIVTIKNTGVSIAVVWAICGINTIIRIFMLILLESLPLDQYMLDFCAKETLFEQKLFYDFDKAFTGVTFVLVGIVILCSYFGVMIAARSASSDKASTSKAKKTVVLHMIQLLLILSSTLVSPILTAFYGKVDRITLITIYYILFLCLVNLPRCLSGLIYGLRDQTIRPFLLYHLSFGLRRPKLGQTSTVPSNKR, encoded by the coding sequence ATGTCAAACGTAACCCAACCCAAGGACAACTTTACCCTTGCTTACAGAACGAGTATCCTCTTTGGAACGCTTTCTGTCACACCATTGTTAATCTTTCTGTATATCAACGGGGTCATATTATTCATTTTAAGAAACAAGCCAGTCTTTAGAGAGACACCTCGATACGTCTTGTTGTATAATCTTCTTTTTGCCGACACCTTCCAGTTAGTAGTGGGACAATTTCTGTACATACTGGCCACAGTCCGCGTGTATATGATTCGCTACCTCTGTGTCATAACTGTCATATTGGCCATGCTTACTACTGAAATCTCCCCTTACAACCTGGCGATGATGTCACTGGAGAGGTATGTGGCTGTGTGCTTCCCACTGAGGCACTCTGCCATCGTCACCATCAAGAACACAGGTGTGTCTATTGCTGTGGTGTGGGCCATCTGCGGCATAAACACCATCATCCGAATATTTATGTTGATCCTCCTGGAGTCTTTGCCTCTAGATCAGTACATGCTGGATTTCTGTGCTAAAGAAACACTTTTCGAACAGAAACTGTTTTATGATTTTGATAAAGCCTTCACTGGTGTCACTTTTGTACTTGTGGGAATTGTAATCTTGTGCTCCTATTTTGGTGTGATGATAGCAGCCAGATCTGCTTCCTCAGACAAAGCCTCGACCAGCAAGGCTAAAAAAACAGTTGTGCTGCACATGATTCAGCTGCTTCTCATTCTGTCCTCCACCCTCGTCTCTCCTATTCTAACAGCCTTCTATGGAAAAGTGGACAGAATCACACTTATAACTATTTATTATATTCTGTTTTTGTGCCTTGTGAACTTGCCCAGGTGTCTGAGTGGGCTGATATATGGCCTGAGAGACCAAACCATCAGACCCTTTCTTCTGTACCACCTCAGTTTTGGTCTCAGACGTCCCAAACTTGGACAAACATCCACTGTGCCTTCTAACAAACGTTAA
- the LOC124467756 gene encoding protein phosphatase 1D-like: MTMDDAITFRMSAFSERGGRRYMEDLFEIKVEYEPIPTMEDNLPDSPTQEKGDSEVDFTERTQSGETDNAQTDGPVTAMWTESIDREECGQSMAEGRVSPSDQEHGQHTVDTRRSVAFFAIFDGHGGGEAANFAQNNLWSILKRQRSFWSKDHEEVCAALRKGFIACHHAMWKKLPEWPKTITGLPSTSGTTASVVVIRGRQMYVAHVGDSAVVIGEKEDPKMPMEALEVTQDHKPELPKERERIERLGGSVVKKSGVNRVVWKRPRLTHNGPVRRSTVIDQIPFLAVARALGDLWSYDFYSGEFVVSPEPDTAVLTLDPKRHRYVILGSDGLWNMMPPRDAVHMCQSHDEMVGPKGMSCATLLGCTALLFWKQRMLRADNTTVIVLALQEPGGAALPMHKNEIIVDMDKGMDHVPFPEPPYHTCTVLESLDGTVSSSYSVSVVEWSGGHFGSFLCPLSEARTETVSQEAAPEPPGAALNDRDNARTPAPGGTPPSSSRPRRGLPRSPFNPSTPRTLRRSCRPPPGRRAAPRPPRQRLPGRRRQKGKKLPPSDPAVQPQHRKAAFRVC, encoded by the exons ATGACTATGGACGACGCAATAACTTTTAGAATGAGTGCATTTTCAGAGCGTGGAGGTAGGAGATACATGGAGGATCTGTTCGAGATTAAAGTGGAGTACGAGCCGATTCCAACGATGGAGGATAATCTTCCAGATTCGCCGACACAGGAAAAAGGAGATTCTGAAGTAGATTTTACTGAGCGGACTCAAAGCGGTGAAACCGACAACGCACAAACCGATGGTCCCGTGACCGCAATGTGGACAGAAAGCATAGATAGAGAAGAGTGCGGTCAATCCATGGCCGAAGGCAGAGTGTCACCATCCGATCAGGAACATGGACAGCACACTGTTGACACTCGGAGGTCGGTTGCGTTTTTCGCTATATTTGATGGACATGGAGGTGGGGAAGCCGCAAATTTTGCGCAAAATAATCTGTGGAGTATTCTTAAGAGACAACGGAGTTTTTGGTCCAAAGACCATGAAGAGGTGTGTGCAGCCCTCCGCAAGGGGTTTATCGCTTGTCATCATGCAATGTGGAAGAAGCTAC CTGAGTGGCCGAAGACCATCACCGGTTTACCCAGTACGTCAGGCACAACAGCGAGCGTGGTCGTGATCCGGGGCAGGCAAATGTATGTGGCCCATGTAGGGGATTCAGCGGTGGTGATTGGTGAGAAAGAAGACCCAAAGATGCCCATGGAGGCATTGGAAGTCACACAAGACCACAAACCTGAACtgcccaaagagagagagaggatagagcgACTTGGTGgcag TGTAGTTAAGAAGTCTGGGGTGAACCGTGTGGTGTGGAAGAGACCCAGACTGACCCACAACGGGCCTGTGAGGAGAAGCACAGTTATCGACCAGATCCCCTTCCTGGCTGTGGCCCGAGCTTTGG GGGATCTGTGGAGCTACGATTTCTACAGCGGGGAGTTTGTAGTGTCACCGGAGCCTGACACAGCGGtgttgacccttgaccctaaGCGCCACCGCTACGTCATCCTGGGCAGTGACGGGCTGTGGAACATGATGCCCCCCAGAGACGCCGTGCACATGTGTCAGAGTCACGATGAGATGGTG GGTCCTAAAGGGATGTcctgtgccactctgctggggTGTACAGCCCTCCTGTTTTGGAAACAGCGCATGCTGCGTGCCGACAACACCACGGTGATTGTGCTGGCTCTGCAGGAGCCGGGCGGGGCAGCTCTCCCCATGCACAAGAACGAGATCATAGTGGACATGGACAAGGGGATGGATCACGTGCCCTTCCCTGAACCTCCCTACCACACCTGCACCGTGCTG GAGTCCCTGGATGGGACAGTGTCCTCCTCCTACAGTGTGTCGGTGGTGGAGTGGAGCGGCGGCCATTTTGGCTCTTTCCTCTGCCCCCTATCGGAGGCTCGGACGGAGACAGTCTCACAGGAAGCTGCTCCGGAGCCACCAGGCGCAGCCTTGAACGACCGCGACAACGCCAGGACCCCGGCTCCTGGTGGcactcccccttcctccagccGGCCTCGCCGCGGCCTCCCTCGCTCCCCGTtcaacccctccacccccaggacACTTCGCCGCAGCTGCAGACCGCCCCCAGGCAGGCGTGCGGCCCCCAGGCCTCCTCGCCAGCGGCTCCCTGGGAGGAGAAGACAGAAGGGGAAGAAGCTTCCCCCCAGCGACCCCGCGGTCCAGCCACAGCACCGCAAGGCAGCCTTCCGGGTCTGCTGA